DNA from Cottoperca gobio chromosome 4, fCotGob3.1, whole genome shotgun sequence:
aaacatgttttttttaaacaagaagCGAAAGTTACTGAATGTTGTCTAAACACACGGATGAACAATAACTCTGcctaaaaatacagtttttaacTAATTTAAATCAGGAACTGTGCACAAAGAAGAAGCCATTAACTTTACAAATCTGACAACTTTCAGTACTTGGTGCTTCTTGATAGCAGTGCCACAGGTACATTTTAGTCTGTACCAAAACTATCTCTCCACAGAGTCTTTAGGGTAGTTTTCAggatatttttattgtatcacACGATCTTcaccagcagatggagttttCCCACTTTTcacataattgttttcattttaaagtatatataaaaaaggattcttgaccttggaagcagtacaaacaaaacaatctcatgTCAAGGTTAATtgagtagctgttctggagctttcagtcgCAACACACGATCTTCAGCAcattaacaaaatgaaaaggaGACGCCCAGCACTCTTTGTGTGTTGTCACTATTTTACAATAATgtctgaaatgaaacaaacaggGTATTTAATGTTCCTATATCTCCAGTGTGATTTCTTTTCTAAGTAATTAGTTATGAactatttgtttaattatttccatttaaagtcattttgtttctctcacaTCACAGGAGTTCAAAAAAGAGTCACAAGAAGAGTCGAAGAGGAAACGAGTGATGTTTCTTATATatcttccctttttattttttacctccaAACGGTCATAGAACTTGCTTCTAAATCTTGTACgaaatttgagttttttttattttaagtttacaAGTCATTTCCATTTTCGATGTTGGACCACCGACATGTCTAAGATTTTACAATGTAAAGCCCTCCGGTCTCAGCAGTGTGTATGGACAGTATATATTCTCTCACACCCTCTGAGAGAGAGCAATCTTACAGTACGCCCCGTCTTCAGATACTTACGGCTATTATTGATAACTTTTGGATCTGtgtaaatgtagaaaatgtgtttctgtatgttaagAATGAGTTTCACACTCTGACCTGACATTTGTCAGAAATAAAGACCCTGATTCCTTAGTCGTGTGTTTTATGGAAGTTTGTTTGAATCCAGAGGAAAGACGACGACACGCAACTCATGATTGAtgtgttacgactcggacacagggaaggaagactcaaacgcacgactccagaaacaaatgtaaagtgtaaaaaacaatactttacttcaataaatccGATGATCAACTCAAAGCGCACACTAAGAGGATATACAAACTTCTCTGAAAAATCACACTTGTTGATACACTGGTACTTGCACATGAtatgacaagacaaactggcacaagacaaggggagacaggacaatttatacaagaggtgagggggaacaggtggaaacaatcaggggcggggctgAAGATGGCAGGAAACCACaccaagacaggaagtaaagggaactggattgagaaacaagaggtagttacacaacaaaacaggaagttacaacatgaaaaactcaacaaactcgacgagacacgACATGATGCTCCTGGGATTTTATTTACAAGGAACTTTGTcaagtaaaataagacatgatacaaatattacagctgtgttttcaacagTTTCATGTTACACTATATTGCCAAAGGGCGgctgaacatgcaaacatttatactttgtctttgggaaatgatattattaaacaaggctccaataaagttttcaatcatcaatcaataaaggaattcatctttacttgggaaaaacttcagcatttcttttgaggaaattactgttttccactgtaattagtaccaaattattatttccaaggaattattctgaaatctcaaacataaaattcagtgttactgtgattttagtttttggaaaacgatgaattaactaatgttttgcttctctaaaggttttcaaatataatgttggcAGTAGCTTTAAAAGTTGTAGTTTGGTTGACGTCTAACAGAATGTCTTAGTAATGTATATTTCATAGTATTTACAGAGTGTACAACTGAGACACAGCTTACATACATGAAAACAATCAGTTGCATTTGGCTGTAATTCAGGTGATAGAACAAATTAAGCTGCATTACAAATCCAAGTTTTATTATTCactaacatttacaacacatttgtacttgtgtACTACAGCTGGCAGTTTTTCAGTGCTAATGTATAGGTATTTAGATATGTGTTGTCTTCAATGAACACTTGTTGAAACCTGCCTTAAAAGGAGACAGctcaaaatatatacatttatagactaaaaccaacaatgagttgATCGTATGTTACATGTTCCGAGTGTGGGTGTTGCTGCCTTCTGGACCACACgaccaagagagaaaaaacgtGCAACTTAATTAACGTGTaagtaatcaaaataataagtatatacAGATGTCATTGCTAATGCAATACCTATATTTGTTCTGGATTCAGAACCAGTGCTGTTAAAAACACTATGGCTCTTGCAGGTTTTCCAGAAACTCCTCTATTTCTCTACACATTCTGTCCCTGCCTCTGTCTCTAATGTTCACCAgaactttgatgcttttctcacgAAAGATGCCGTATCTCTGCCACCTGCATGTGATATCCGAGTGACCTGTTGCGATCCTGTCCATggaagtttaaatgttgtgcgTAGTTGTagtaaagcatctgtttgtctacaggttcaagatccctttctagcagttcctggtatatctgctcagctttagcTAGGCCATTAGTTGactttacatatatatgtgcaaGATCTATTTTATTCTTAAGTGAGGAATGAGGGTAAAgagaaatcatctcttcatggagactgattgctctgtccatcaggctttgtgttgtgttgagacTGTCATTGTCAAAGATCTTCCATCTgtagcagagtgcagcacatcCCTTCAGATAACGCTCATCTGGATGGTTTTCAAGAACCTCCTCTGACAAatcaatggcctcatcaacagataaataGTTTCTGTAAACAATAAGTAAGGGTTTAATACCACTGTAGCGGCTGACAGGATTTCTCAAAACCTCCCTGGCTAGCTCACGTGCTTCATCTtcaattctttctcctttcttagcaCATTGGCCGAGGTAGTGAACTGCGAGGTACAAGTTCTTTGGATCCTTTTCTTTGGcgattctcattttctccaagatGATAGCCCccactgctgtgctgctgtgctctgaAGCAAACATTAACCCTAAGATATGGCAGGTGTTCCACTCCACCATGTCCGGCTGCATCTCGATGGCCTTCAGGAAGTAATCTAGAGCCAGCGGCATTTTATCTTTGCTAAACCTCATGAGAGTCCAGGCTTTTTCAGCGCAGATCTCTGGGTGGAGCTCATCCTGGAATGGAGATGGGTATTTTTTCATCAGGGCATCGACCTTTTTCAGGtaagcctcactctctgctgggtctcccaggtggtggtgcagccaagccAGGTTCCCGTAGTTCACCACTAACCAGGGACCCTCATCTGCATTTCTCATCTGGCAGAaggcctctgtagccttgttgaagaaactctgggcttcttcagtgaaccccagcttgtattcaatgaacccccgcaggttgtaaatgtgacccagcCAGCTGTGTCCGTCCTCGGTGGCGAAATCCTCAAACCTTTCCCTTAAACGGAAAAGTTTGGACCCGCTGGTGTCCATATCCCAGATGAAGTGGCACTGCAGGGCCTCCAGTTTGGATGTCAGTGTTGTTTGaatctgagcagcactgatggagaataaaaatagaattcttaaaacacatcatcagtaagttaatgtaatatgctctgaAGTGTgctattatattacattacagttcatttagctgacgcttttgtccaaagcgacttacaaaaagtgcaaacaatcataaggatacaactccgaacagcaataatcttgcaagtacattagcttcaaataggtacaatcctttaagtgcagaacaatagcttcaaataagccacaAGTCAAACTAagccaagtgcaacatacagaaacaaaagaatacgaattcaactattagctacaaacaagccaaaccaatataagtgcatcatacaaataactttttttcttaattcGCCAAGGTGTAGacaaaacagatgagttttcagtctgcgacggaaggtgggAGGACTATCTGCTGttctgacatcaatggggaggtcgttccaccattttggagccaggagaGCAAACAGGTGGATTTTgttccaaatcaaatcaaatcaaatgtatttataaagcccaatatcacaaattatacatttgtctcagtgtgctttacagactgtacaggatacgacaccctctgttcttagaccctcgtatcgcacaaggaaaaacctcctaaaataaaccccataattaaaggcgGAAAAATGGaataaacctcagggagagcaactgaggagggatccctctcccaggatggacagatgtgcaatagatgtcgtatgtacaggataaacaacatagtacaaatacaacatttgacagaaaatatgttgtgttaccgtgcagtctgggagtgcaatgctctagttggtttataaggtactatgagatctttaagatatgctggagcctgaccttgctttgtaagtcaggagaaggattttgaattatattctgtattttaccgggagccagtgcagagcagctaatacaagAGTAATATGAttccgtttcctagttcttgtcaatacacatgccgctgcattttggatcaactgaagagtcttaagcgactttgatgggacaacctgataacaatgagttgcagtaatccagccttgaagtaacaaatgcatggactagtttttctgcatcattttgagacaggatgtgtcttattttgcaatgttacgtcgatgaaagaaggcagtccttgagatttgttttatgtgggagttaaaagacagatcctgatcaaagataacgccaagattccttacggtagtgctggaggccaaattaatgcaacacaatgttccagtctctgtagtagaatgtcatgatcaacagtgttaaaagcagcactgaggtctaacaagataagaacagagacaagtcctttgtctgatgccaatagaaggtcattggtaactttcaccagtgccgtctctgtgctatgatgaactctaaatctaaatttgaggggaatctgggtcccactcgcagtgaggaaGTGGCGAGCCgtttggccgatgcagagcaaagtgaatgtgctggggtgtatggttcgaccatggcctggatgtaggaaggcactgatccattcacagcacggtaggccagtactagagtcttgaagcagattcgggccgccactggtagccagtgaaggtagcggagaagcggtgtagtgtgggagaacttgggtagattgaagaccagtcgggctgctgcattctggatgagctgtagaggtcgaatggcacatgcaggcagtccagcgaggagggagttgcagtagtcaatgcgtgagatgacaagagcctggacaagaacctgcgtcgccttctgagtcaggagaggacgtatcctcctgatgttgtacaaagtgtgtctgcaggagcaggttgttgcagcgatgttggcaccgaaggacagttggtcgtcctgtgtcacacccagattccttgcagtctgagtcggggaaacaacagaggtgccgatgttgatggtaaggtcttggatgggagagccctttccctgaaggaaaaggagctcagtcttgtcaaggttgagtttcaagtgatgtgccgCCATCCATacagagatatcagccagacaagccgagatccgtgcctccacctgggtttcagatctgggaaaagacagaatctgttgagtgtcatctgcatagctgtGGTAGGTGAAgccgtgagagtgaatgacagagccaattgagttggtgtacagagaaaagaggagaggacccAGGATGGAGCCCTGAGGTTCCCCGGTGGTGGGTTGACAGGGGTACGACatagcccctctccaagttaccctgtaggtgccgtcctttaggtaggattcgagcagggagagagcagagcctgagactcccagttcttggagggtgtagaggaggatctggtgcttcactgtgtcaaatgcagcagaaaggtccagaatgatgacaacagaggagagggaggctgctctagcagcatgatgttcctcagtgacagcgaggagggtagtctcagttgagtggcctgccttgaaaccagattggtgcggatcgagaaggttgttctggtgaaggtaagacaagagttgattaaagactgcacgctcaaatgttttggaaagaaaagaaagaagagagacaggtctgtagttgttcacttcagaggggtcgagtgagggtttctttaacctcttaaggggtgggggactttactcgaaaatacaaaaatacctacaaacgacatacccaaagtatattataagctgctcttcaaccatttgcaccagatgcaagattttggtctcattaaaaagataactctcttattattcttgtaaaacattgattaatcactccaagtgcttctggcactgagatatagtggtctgaatatactgaatttgaagaaaatacactctgcctgaagtttgttgttgaaaaatatgcctgaagatgggtatagctggtataaataaaaacatagcaccaagtgttatgaagttcaccttcaaatttcagataaaagggataaagacttaaacatattagacaggtttttctaagaataacaccaggcgttcacaagctgtgcatttggagatattataatatttattgataaaaaggccataaataactattgacctttactataaataactattataaacccaattatccctgccataccaccggtttcctgctgagagtcatggcctcagattttgaggtgctgatactcatcccaaccgcttcacactcagctgcgaaccgatccagggactgctgaaggttacagaccgatgacaccatcaggaccacatcatctgaaAAGAGCAACGATGAGATCCTTAGGCCACCaaactttaccagggaggctgagaagtgtgatacctctgtagttggcacacactctctggtccccctttttgaataagggatccaccaccccggtctgccaccacctaggcactgtcccagactttcacacaatgttgacgaggcgtgtcaaccaagacagccactcaacacccaaagccttcagcatttctggacggatctcatcaacccctgtggctttgccactgtggagttgtttgagtACCTCACTGACCTCCAACAGGAagattgacgatggtcccccatcagcttccagctctgcctctaccatagagggcgtgttagtcggattcaggagttcctcaaagtgctccttccaccggccgataaccttctcagtcgaagtcagcagggtcccacccttgctgtgcacagcttggatggttccccgcttccccctacTGAGGTGATGGACGGTTTTGCAGAAGCACGgcttcgagtccgtcggtaccctgcaactgtttccggagtcctcccggataacggatgtccaccatggtgtttgagggttaccgccccttgaggcacctaagaccttgagaccacagctgctcaccacagcttcagcaatagacgttttgaacattgcccactcaggttcaatgcccccaacctccacagagatgtctgaaaagctccgccggtggtgtgagttgaagatctcccggacaggggcttcctccagacgttgcCAGTTCACCtacactacccgtttgggtttaccaggtctgtccaaagtcttcccccaccccttgatccaactcaccaccagatggtgatcagttgacagctccaaCCCTCACTTCACcaaagtgtccaaaacatgcggccttagatcagatgatacgatcacaaaatcgatcattgacctttggcctagggtgctctggtaccacatacacttatgagcatccttatgttcaaacatggtgtttgttatggccattccatgactatcacagaagtccaacaacaaacgaccgttcaggtttagatcagggaggccgttcctcccaaccatgcctctccaggtgtctccatcgtttcctaCATGcacgttgaagtctcccagcaagacttcGGAGtaccctactggagccccctgcagggctccattcagggtctccaagaaggccgaatactctgaactgctgtttggggcataggcaaaaacaacagtcagagttgtTCCCCCATAACCTTAAGGCATAAGGAGGtgaccctcttgtccaccggggtgaactccaatgtagtggcgctcagccagggacttatgagtatccccacactgcccgacgcctcacaccttgggcaactccggagaagaatagagtccaacccctatccaggagtacggttccagagccaagactgtgcgtagaggtaagccccaccagatccaactggtagcgctccacctcccgcactagttctggcttcttcccccacagagaggtgacgttccacgtccccagagccagcctctgctgcccgggtctggtccgtcgaggtccctgatcatcactgccacccgtgtgacagcgcacccgacacCAGCAGTTtatcccatgagtggtgggcccacaggatggatggatggatgggaggcatcACATAGCTTCAttgggctgtgcctgaccgggctcccaGACAATCCCGGCCACCAGCCACTCGCTGtagggccctccctctgggcctggctccagacgggggccccgggcttcctccaggcagggtctctccttctctttccttctgtaTCATGCGgttgttttgaaccattcttagtccggCCCcttgcctgagaccaatttgacttgggagaccctaccaggggCACCAGGctgcagacaacacagctctcaggttcatagggacacacaaacctctccaccacggtaaggtaaTGGTTCCCGGTTCCACATTTGTCTAGAATTTTGTCCCGCATTTATAGTATTGTTGAAAACCGGGTGACAGTTTAAGTTTGCAATAATTGAAGTTccctataataaaaaacacaccttaagttcaaaaaggtgaagttGAGTCGTACTGTGTTGTCTGCACTACTTATcagtaataaaaacacagatgcccCAGATGTATTTAAGTTTCTTGTATATagtaaccaaaaaaaaaaaaaacacaaataacttttattggtgtacataatgcatatttattattgtatacaaCTTAGACAAtgattgacatttttttattttgcctttatttatagaggtaaaatctcattgagacacaggttctcattctcaagagagacatATTTTCTATACATACAATCAGCTGGTgataatattcagtttatacaTCAAGTTAAGTATTACAGTACCAATCAAAGAGTTTTATAGttcacaaaacaaagctaacTGCAAAGCAAATTGCAAAGGCTATATAAACAATTTTACAAATAATCTTTTAGATATTGTGACAATATCTAGCATCTGTCTTCCATTAACTACTAAAGTGCAGACACGGGTTGAAACCTGCGTTTAAAAGACAAAGCTTGA
Protein-coding regions in this window:
- the LOC115006931 gene encoding interferon-induced protein with tetratricopeptide repeats 1-like, which codes for MSYPCQPTTGEPQGSILGPLLFSLAAQIQTTLTSKLEALQCHFIWDMDTSGSKLFRLRERFEDFATEDGHSWLGHIYNLRGFIEYKLGFTEEAQSFFNKATEAFCQMRNADEGPWLVVNYGNLAWLHHHLGDPAESEAYLKKVDALMKKYPSPFQDELHPEICAEKAWTLMRFSKDKMPLALDYFLKAIEMQPDMVEWNTCHILGLMFASEHSSTAVGAIILEKMRIAKEKDPKNLYLAVHYLGQCAKKGERIEDEARELAREVLRNPVSRYSGIKPLLIVYRNYLSVDEAIDLSEEVLENHPDERYLKGCAALCYRWKIFDNDSLNTTQSLMDRAISLHEEMISLYPHSSLKKKIDLANIYAKSTKGQAKAEQIYQELLERDLEPADKQMLYNNYAKYLNFDRKEYQRSLRYHMKAAEIPQQSFFRENSIKVLEKIRDKGRDRMCREIEKFLEEI